The Saccharomyces paradoxus chromosome VIII, complete sequence genome has a window encoding:
- the ECM34 gene encoding Ecm34p — MEGLHLEDEKSVGPPLFGAFESKNNARLPKNEFISFFTWSCYEVINSSAFRIWLLLCLMLIAGWKFYSCIAGGKPFVTNMEGPIKTEHQRSSGFFLKHYSTIVTIVICFLLSFSWEAFKMYRERALGKQITQFAKEIIKSTPSIDMESWDSVAVNFNSYMYENKLWNTEYYFFDGSSCHLIFRRTLLWLSAAMDDDSKLNIFRKHPYIEEALKVYFAEVDRKWNLINSQKSSSNIAIENIQLPGKSYRFKIFQFFKKTIKERTSIVMTIISYLAASLNFCPSKQIDFVQWKWNIKCNSCQL; from the exons ATGGAAGGTCTCCACcttgaagatgaaaagagTGTAGGTCCTCCACTTTTTGGAGCTTTTGAATCCAAAAACAATGCCAGACTACCAAAGAATGAATTTATAAGTTTCTTTACTTGGTCTTGCTATGAGGTTATCAATAGCTCAGCATTCCGTATTTGGCTATTGTTATGTTTAATGCTTATTGCTGGCTGGAAGTTTTATTCATGTATCGCTGGTGGAAAACCATTTGTCACAAACATGGAAGGCCCCATCAAAACTGAACATCAAAGGAGCtcaggtttttttttgaagcaTTATTCAACCATCGTTACCATTGTTATATGTTTTTTACTGTCTTTCTCATGGGAGGCTTTTAAAATGTATCGGGAACGTGCCTTAGGAAAACAAATCACTCAGTTTGCTAAAGAAATAATTAAAAGTACGCCAAGTATTGACATGGAAAGCTGGGACAGTGTTGCAGTAAATTTTAACTCCTATATGTACGAAAATAAACTTTGGAACACTGAGTATTACTTTTTTGATGGTTCCAGCTGTCATTTAATATTTAGAAGAACCCTTCTATGGCTTTCTGCGGCAATGGACGACGACAGTaaattaaatatttttaggAAACACCCTTATATTGAAGAAGCCCTGAAAGTATATTTCGCAGAAGTGGATAGAAAATGGAATCTAATCAATTCTCAAAAATCTTCAAGCAATATTGCAATAGAAAACATTCAACTTCCTGGTAAATCATATCgttttaaaatttttcaatttttcaagaagacCATAAAGGAGCGTACTTCTATAGTAATGACCATTATT TCGTATTTGGCTGCTTCTTTAAATTTCTGTCCTTCGAAACAGATAGACTTTGTTCAATGGAAGTGGAACATAAAATGCAATTCTTGTCAACTATAA
- the ARN1 gene encoding siderophore transporter (ARN family transporter for siderophore-iron chelates~similar to YHL040C), which translates to MESLNSHDHISGEKKHVSMGVEHELNPEAHNDSNSDSYGLPQLSEKYDALRQNRSLIIQQTEIIGSAYNSWYLQAILLLSAFICGYGYGLDGNIRYIYTGYATSSYSEHSLLSTINVINAVVSAASQIIYARLSDVFGRLYLFISAVILYVVGTIIQSQAYDVQRYAAGAIFYNAGYVGVILILLIILSDFSSLKWRLLYQFAPTWPFIINTWIAGNITSRANPIVNWSWDVGMWAFIFPLSCIPIVLCMLHMQWRARKTPEWHALKGQKSYYQEHGLVKIVKQLFWMLDVIGVLLMGCSLGCILVPLTLAGGVKTTWNDSRLIGPFVLGFVLIPILWIWEYRYARDPILPYKLVKDRAVWSSMGISFLIDFIYYMAADYLYTVMIVAVNESVKSATRISTLSSFVSTVASPFFALLVTRCTRLKPFIMFGCSLWMVAMGLLYHFRGGSQSHSGIIGALCVWGVGTTLFTYPVTVSVQSAVSHENMATVTALNYTLYRIGSAVGSAVSGAIWTQTLYKQILKRMGDVALATAAYESPYTFIETYTWGTPQRVALMNAYKYVQRLETIVALVFCVPLIAFSLCLRDPKLTDTVAVDYIEDGEYVDTKDSDPILEWFEKIPSKFTSKRD; encoded by the coding sequence atggaatctcTTAACTCTCACGATCATATTAGtggtgaaaagaagcaTGTCTCCATGGGTGTGGAACATGAGTTGAATCCCGAGGCTCATAACGATTCTAACTCCGACTCATATGGTCTCCCACAATTGTCTGAAAAATACGATGCCTTGAGACAGAACAGAAGCCTGATTATCCAGCAGACTGAAATTATTGGCTCTGCTTACAACAGTTGGTACTTACAAGCAATCTTACTTTTAAGTGCTTTTATATGTGGCTACGGTTACGGGCTGGACGGTAACATCCGTTATATTTATACTGGTTACGCCACATCTTCCTATAGTGAGCATTCTTTGCTGTCTACCATCAACGTCATCAATGCCGTGGTCAGTGCCGCCTCACAAATCATCTACGCCAGGTTGTCTGATGTATTTGGCAGGCTATACCTTTTCATTAGTGCTGTTATCCTGTACGTTGTTGGCACAATAATTCAATCACAAGCTTATGATGTTCAAAGATACGCTGCAGGTGCTATTTTCTACAATGCTGGCTATGTGGGTGTAATCTTGATTCTCCTGATTATACTATCcgatttttcatctttaaAGTGGAGACTGCTATATCAATTTGCCCCCACTTGGCCTTTTATCATCAACACATGGATTGCTGGTAACATCACTTCCAGGGCCAATCCTATTGTGAACTGGTCTTGGGATGTGGGTATGTGGGCTTTCATCTTTCCTCTTTCATGTATCCCAATCGTTCTGTGCATGTTGCACATGCAGTGGAGAGCTAGAAAGACTCCTGAATGGCACGCTTTGAAGGGCCAAAAATCCTATTACCAAGAGCATGGTCTTGTCAAGATCGTAAAGCAATTGTTTTGGATGTTAGATGTCATTGGTGTTCTCTTGATGGGTTGCTCTCTAGGCTGTATCTTGGTCCCACTGACTTTGGCTGGTGGTGTCAAGACTACTTGGAATGATTCAAGACTGATTGGCCCCTTTGTTCttggttttgttttgattcCGATTTTATGGATTTGGGAATATAGATATGCTAGAGATCCAATTCTTCCATATAAGTTGGTCAAGGATAGGGCTGTTTGGTCTTCTATGggtatttctttcttgattgatttcatttattATATGGCTGCAGATTATTTGTATACAGTTATGATTGTTGCTGTCAATGAATCTGTTAAATCTGCAACCAGAATTTCCAcattatcttcatttgtCTCTACTGTGGCTTCTCCATTTTTCGCTTTACTTGTAACAAGATGCACGAGATTAAAACCATTCATCATGTTTGGCTGTTCGTTATGGATGGTCGCCATGGGTTTATTGTACCACTTTAGAGGTGGTAGTCAATCGCATTCAGGTATTATTGGTGCATTATGTGTCTGGGGCGTGGGTACTACTTTGTTCACTTACCCAGTCACCGTCTCTGTACAATCTGCCGTTTCGCACGAAAACATGGCGACAGTTACTGCTTTGAACTATACACTCTATAGAATTGGTTCTGCTGTTGGTTCTGCGGTTTCCGGTGCCATTTGGACTCAGACTCTGTAcaaacaaattttgaagaggaTGGGCGATGTTGCTTTAGCCACAGCTGCCTACGAATCCCCATATACTTTCATTGAAACCTATACATGGGGTACTCCACAAAGGGTGGCCTTGATGAACGCTTATAAATACGTTCAAAGATTGGAAACTATTGTCGCTTTGGTGTTTTGTGTCCCATTAATTGCATTTTCCTTATGTCTAAGAGACCCTAAATTAACCGACACGGTTGCCGTGGACTACATCGAGGATGGTGAATATGTCGATACCAAGGACAGTGACCCAATCTTGGAATGGTTCGAAAAAATTCCATCAAAATTCACTTCTAAACGGGACTAA